Proteins from a genomic interval of Gordonia sp. SL306:
- a CDS encoding TrmH family RNA methyltransferase encodes MEVLSERSSRVVSYAKLHRSSVRRTEGRFLVEGANAVESALATRRAQRILVRDGDVERFASLVDTARTSGLPVEILSERAVAKLTEATTAPGVFAISALLDRSLPDVLDLSPGLLAVAVEPREPGNLGTLIRCADAMGADAVILLGESVDPHNGKCVRSSAGSVFHVPIVREREVAAGLATIGAAGISVLATAADGELSLDDADDVLAGRCAWMFGNEAHGLDDAVAGRADHRVSIPIRGRAESLNLAAAAAICLYASARVRASGPAGDGR; translated from the coding sequence ATGGAAGTTCTCTCCGAACGATCATCACGGGTCGTGTCGTATGCAAAGCTCCATCGCTCGTCGGTGCGGCGCACCGAGGGACGGTTCCTCGTGGAAGGTGCGAACGCCGTCGAATCGGCGCTCGCAACTCGACGGGCTCAGCGAATCCTGGTGCGCGACGGCGATGTCGAGCGGTTCGCTTCTCTCGTCGACACTGCACGCACGAGTGGCCTCCCCGTCGAGATCCTGTCCGAGCGGGCGGTGGCCAAGCTGACGGAGGCCACCACCGCTCCCGGCGTGTTCGCGATCTCCGCGCTGCTCGATCGATCGCTCCCGGACGTGCTGGACTTGTCACCGGGCTTGCTGGCCGTCGCGGTGGAGCCGCGTGAGCCGGGAAACCTCGGCACCCTCATCCGGTGTGCCGATGCGATGGGCGCCGATGCGGTGATCCTGCTCGGCGAGTCGGTGGATCCGCACAACGGGAAATGTGTGCGGTCCTCGGCGGGCAGCGTGTTCCATGTGCCGATCGTGCGCGAGCGGGAGGTCGCCGCGGGTCTGGCCACCATCGGGGCTGCGGGCATCAGCGTGCTGGCGACCGCGGCCGACGGCGAACTGTCCCTCGACGACGCCGACGACGTCCTTGCCGGGCGGTGCGCATGGATGTTCGGCAACGAGGCGCACGGCCTCGACGACGCGGTGGCCGGACGCGCAGATCATCGGGTGTCGATCCCCATCCGCGGTCGCGCCGAGAGCCTCAATCTGGCGGCCGCGGCGGCCATCTGTCTGTACGCGAGCGCACGTGTCCGCGCGTCGGGTCCGGCAGGCGATGGGCGATGA
- the rplT gene encoding 50S ribosomal protein L20 produces MARVKRAVNAQKKRRSTLEASKGYRGQRSRLYRKAKEQQLHSMTYAYRDRRARKGEFRKLWIARINAAARANDITYNRFIQGLKAAGVEVDRKVLADIAVTDPEAFTGLVEVARKALPDDVNAPAA; encoded by the coding sequence ATGGCACGCGTGAAAAGGGCGGTGAACGCCCAGAAGAAGCGTCGTTCGACCCTGGAGGCTTCCAAGGGTTACCGCGGACAGCGTTCGCGTCTGTACCGCAAGGCGAAGGAGCAGCAGCTCCACTCGATGACCTACGCCTACCGGGACCGTCGCGCCCGTAAGGGTGAGTTCCGCAAGCTGTGGATCGCGCGTATCAACGCTGCCGCCCGCGCCAACGACATCACCTACAACCGCTTCATCCAGGGCCTGAAGGCCGCTGGTGTCGAGGTCGACCGCAAGGTGCTCGCCGACATCGCCGTCACCGACCCGGAGGCCTTCACCGGTCTCGTCGAGGTCGCGCGCAAGGCGCTGCCGGACGATGTGAACGCGCCCGCTGCCTGA
- the rpmI gene encoding 50S ribosomal protein L35 — MPKSKTHKGTAKRFKVTGSGKIVRQKANRRHLLEHKSSRRTRRLDGIAVVSENDTPRIKRLLNR, encoded by the coding sequence ATGCCGAAGAGCAAGACCCACAAAGGCACCGCAAAGCGATTCAAGGTGACCGGCAGCGGCAAGATCGTTCGCCAGAAGGCCAATCGTCGCCACCTCCTGGAGCACAAGTCGTCGCGCCGTACTCGCCGTCTCGACGGGATCGCCGTCGTGAGCGAGAACGACACCCCTCGCATCAAGCGGCTCCTCAACCGCTGA
- the infC gene encoding translation initiation factor IF-3 — MLAHPSDPGPRSPENTDLGGPISTETRINERIRVPEVRLVGPNSEQVGIVRVEDALRLAIEADLDLVEVAPDARPPVCKIMDYGKFKYEAAQKQRESRRNQQMTVVKEQKLRPKIDDHDYETKKGHVVRFLEAGSKVKVTIMFRGREQSRPELGYRLLQRLGNDVADYGFIETSAKQDGRNMTMVLAPHKGAKTRQKAQQGRDRGPRPDAAAQDAETNQ; from the coding sequence CTGCTTGCGCATCCCAGCGATCCTGGGCCGCGGTCACCAGAGAACACTGATCTAGGAGGCCCCATCAGCACTGAGACCCGCATCAACGAGCGCATCCGCGTCCCTGAGGTCCGACTCGTCGGACCGAACTCGGAGCAGGTGGGCATCGTGCGTGTTGAAGATGCGCTTCGCCTGGCCATCGAGGCCGACCTGGACCTGGTCGAGGTCGCCCCCGACGCACGGCCACCCGTGTGCAAGATCATGGACTACGGCAAGTTCAAGTACGAAGCCGCGCAGAAACAGCGCGAATCGCGTCGCAACCAGCAGATGACCGTCGTCAAGGAGCAGAAGCTCCGCCCGAAGATCGACGACCACGACTACGAGACCAAGAAGGGTCACGTCGTACGGTTCCTCGAGGCCGGGTCCAAGGTGAAGGTCACCATCATGTTCCGTGGTCGCGAGCAGTCGCGCCCCGAACTCGGCTACCGACTTCTGCAGCGCCTGGGCAACGACGTCGCCGACTACGGCTTCATCGAGACCTCCGCCAAGCAGGACGGCCGGAACATGACGATGGTGCTGGCGCCGCACAAGGGTGCGAAGACCCGGCAGAAGGCTCAGCAGGGCCGCGACCGTGGACCGCGCCCCGACGCCGCCGCGCAAGACGCCGAGACCAACCAATAG
- a CDS encoding DUF1844 domain-containing protein, which translates to MTENSYSSPAQMPGEGAADSGEGIVGPEQTDIDNVRDLADIPAIEVVTKAIVLLMSAAAEKLGLAEGADEDSVDLDEARRLITSLAGLVQASTEYLGIHAAPIRDGLKGLQLAFREASAHPDEPGEGPGEKYTGPVRAPRR; encoded by the coding sequence ATGACCGAGAACTCCTATTCGTCACCTGCACAGATGCCCGGTGAGGGCGCCGCTGACAGTGGCGAGGGAATCGTCGGTCCGGAGCAGACCGATATCGACAACGTCCGCGACCTGGCCGATATTCCGGCCATCGAGGTGGTCACCAAGGCGATCGTGCTGCTCATGAGCGCGGCCGCCGAGAAGCTGGGCCTGGCCGAGGGAGCCGACGAGGACTCCGTCGACCTTGATGAGGCACGACGGCTCATCACCTCGCTGGCCGGCCTCGTGCAGGCCTCCACCGAATACCTCGGCATCCACGCGGCCCCGATCCGCGACGGCCTCAAAGGCCTTCAGCTGGCGTTCCGCGAGGCGAGCGCGCATCCGGACGAGCCGGGCGAGGGTCCGGGCGAGAAGTACACCGGGCCGGTCCGCGCGCCACGCCGATAG
- a CDS encoding PspA domain-containing protein → MVNSDKREEPQPDVVDGEVVLPEPASPTSVPAPPGYATGAAIPDPGYNQSGVPTFDFVRDKIENRVTTAIGSEELAEASPEGQQVDEMMRKRDEAAKKKLDEIRKSMGKG, encoded by the coding sequence GTGGTGAACTCGGACAAACGCGAGGAGCCCCAGCCCGACGTCGTCGACGGCGAGGTTGTCCTGCCGGAACCAGCATCCCCGACGTCGGTGCCGGCGCCGCCGGGTTACGCCACGGGCGCTGCAATCCCCGACCCGGGCTACAACCAGTCGGGCGTACCGACCTTCGACTTCGTCCGCGACAAGATCGAGAACCGGGTCACCACGGCGATCGGTTCCGAGGAGCTGGCAGAGGCCTCGCCCGAGGGGCAACAGGTCGACGAGATGATGCGTAAACGCGACGAGGCGGCCAAGAAGAAGCTCGATGAGATCCGGAAGTCGATGGGCAAGGGCTGA
- the uvrA gene encoding excinuclease ABC subunit UvrA, whose product MVDRLVVRGAREHNLRGIDVDLPRDSLIVFTGLSGSGKSSLAFDTIFAEGQRRYVESLSAYARQFLGQMDKPDVDFIEGLSPAVSIDQKSTNRNPRSTVGTITEVYDYLRLLYARAGRAHCPECGALIAKQTPQQIVDQVLEMDQGVRFQVLAPVVRTRKGEFVDLFAELQTQGFSRARVDGTVHQLTDPPKLKKQEKHDIEVVVDRLAVKSSAKQRLTDSIETALRLADGIVVLDFVDLDESDPHRERRFSERMACPNGHPIAIDDLEPRSFSFNSPYGACPECDGLGIRKEVDEELVVPDPDLSLADGAIAPWSGGHNADYFLRLMGGLADQMGFDVDTPWRKLPAKARNAILNGSDHQVHVKFRNRYGRTRSYYTEFEGVLSFLARRMDQTESEQMKERYEGYMRDVPCPACQGARLRPEILSVTLDHPTFGPKSIAEVCALSVSECAEYLNGLELDARQQAIAGRVLKEVQARITFLLDVGLEYLSLSRAAGSLSGGEAQRIRLATQIGSGLAGVLYVLDEPSIGLHQRDNRRLIETLTRLRDLGNTLIVVEHDEDTIRSADWIVDIGPRAGEHGGEVVHSGSYKDLLRNRRSLTGAYLSGRDTLPVPPIRRPISRRKQLTVVGAREHNLRGIDVPFPLGVLTAITGVSGSGKSTLVNDILATVLANKLNGARQVPGRHTRVKGLDHLDKLVQVDQSPIGRTPRSNPATYTGVFDKIRTLFAATTEAKVRGYQPGRFSFNVKGGRCEACTGEGTIKIEMNFLPDVYVPCEVCHGARYNRETLEVHYKGKTISEVLDMPIEEAAEFFEPVTSIHRYLKTLVDVGLGYVRLGQPAPTLSGGEAQRVKLAAELQKRSTGRTAYILDEPTTGLHFEDIKKLLGVISGLVDKGNTVIVIEHNLDVIKTADWVIDMGPEGGTGGGTVVAEGTPEDIAAVPESHTGKFLADILELDEDVASAG is encoded by the coding sequence GTGGTTGACCGTCTCGTCGTCCGCGGCGCCCGTGAACACAACCTGCGCGGTATCGACGTGGATCTCCCGCGGGACAGCCTCATCGTGTTCACCGGGCTGTCGGGATCGGGGAAGTCGTCGCTCGCGTTCGACACGATCTTCGCCGAGGGGCAGCGCCGCTACGTCGAGTCACTGTCGGCGTACGCGCGCCAGTTCCTCGGTCAGATGGACAAGCCCGACGTGGACTTCATCGAGGGGCTCTCGCCGGCCGTCTCCATCGACCAGAAGTCGACCAACCGCAACCCGCGGTCCACGGTCGGCACGATCACCGAGGTCTACGACTACCTCCGCCTGCTCTATGCCCGCGCCGGCCGTGCGCATTGCCCGGAGTGCGGCGCGCTGATCGCCAAGCAGACTCCGCAGCAGATCGTCGATCAGGTCCTCGAGATGGACCAGGGTGTGCGCTTCCAGGTGCTCGCCCCCGTCGTCCGCACCCGCAAGGGCGAGTTCGTCGACCTGTTCGCCGAACTGCAGACCCAGGGGTTCTCCCGCGCACGTGTCGACGGCACCGTTCACCAGCTGACCGATCCGCCGAAGCTGAAGAAGCAGGAGAAACACGACATCGAGGTCGTCGTGGACCGCCTCGCGGTCAAGTCGAGCGCCAAACAGCGTCTGACCGACTCCATCGAGACCGCGCTACGCCTCGCCGACGGCATCGTCGTCCTCGACTTCGTCGACCTCGACGAGTCGGATCCCCATCGGGAACGCCGGTTCTCCGAGCGCATGGCATGCCCGAACGGGCACCCGATCGCCATCGACGACCTCGAACCGCGGTCGTTCTCGTTCAACTCGCCCTACGGTGCCTGCCCGGAATGCGACGGCCTCGGCATCCGCAAGGAGGTCGACGAGGAGCTGGTGGTTCCCGACCCCGACCTCTCACTGGCCGACGGCGCCATCGCCCCGTGGTCGGGCGGGCACAACGCCGACTACTTCCTGCGGCTCATGGGTGGCCTGGCCGATCAGATGGGCTTCGACGTCGACACCCCGTGGCGGAAACTGCCCGCCAAGGCGCGCAACGCCATCCTCAACGGCAGCGACCACCAGGTTCATGTGAAGTTCCGGAATCGGTACGGGCGAACTCGCTCCTACTACACCGAATTCGAAGGTGTGCTGTCATTCCTGGCCCGGCGCATGGATCAGACCGAGTCCGAGCAGATGAAGGAGCGGTACGAGGGATACATGCGCGACGTGCCGTGCCCGGCATGTCAGGGCGCACGCCTGCGGCCCGAGATCCTCTCCGTCACCCTCGACCATCCGACCTTCGGCCCGAAGTCGATCGCCGAGGTGTGTGCGTTGTCGGTGTCGGAATGCGCGGAGTACCTCAACGGCCTGGAACTCGATGCACGCCAGCAGGCCATCGCCGGACGGGTCCTCAAAGAGGTCCAGGCCCGCATCACTTTCCTGCTCGACGTCGGGCTCGAGTACCTGTCGTTGTCGCGGGCGGCGGGCTCGCTCTCGGGCGGTGAGGCGCAGCGTATTCGCCTGGCGACCCAGATCGGCTCCGGTCTCGCAGGCGTGCTCTACGTCCTCGACGAGCCGTCGATCGGGCTCCATCAGCGCGACAATCGGCGTCTCATCGAAACCCTCACGCGCCTGCGGGATCTCGGTAACACCCTGATCGTCGTCGAGCACGACGAGGACACCATCCGATCGGCGGATTGGATCGTCGACATCGGCCCACGGGCCGGCGAACACGGTGGCGAGGTGGTGCACAGCGGCAGCTACAAGGATCTGCTGCGCAACCGCCGATCGCTCACCGGCGCCTACCTGTCCGGCCGGGACACGCTGCCGGTGCCGCCGATCCGACGGCCGATCTCCCGGCGCAAGCAGCTCACCGTCGTCGGTGCGCGTGAACACAACCTGCGCGGTATCGACGTGCCCTTCCCGCTCGGCGTGCTCACCGCCATCACCGGAGTGTCGGGCTCGGGCAAGTCGACGCTCGTCAACGACATCCTCGCGACCGTGCTGGCCAACAAGCTCAACGGCGCGCGACAGGTGCCCGGTCGGCACACGCGCGTGAAGGGCCTCGATCACCTCGACAAGCTCGTCCAGGTCGACCAGTCGCCGATCGGCCGCACACCGCGCTCCAATCCGGCGACCTACACCGGCGTCTTCGACAAGATCCGGACGTTGTTCGCCGCGACCACCGAGGCAAAAGTGCGCGGCTATCAGCCGGGCCGGTTCTCCTTCAACGTCAAAGGCGGGCGCTGCGAGGCGTGCACCGGTGAAGGCACGATCAAGATCGAGATGAACTTCCTCCCCGACGTCTACGTGCCGTGCGAGGTGTGTCACGGTGCGCGGTACAACCGCGAGACGCTCGAGGTCCACTACAAGGGCAAGACCATCTCCGAGGTCCTCGACATGCCGATCGAGGAGGCCGCAGAGTTCTTCGAGCCGGTCACGTCCATCCACCGCTACCTGAAGACGCTGGTCGACGTCGGGCTCGGGTACGTGCGACTCGGCCAGCCGGCGCCGACGCTCTCCGGCGGCGAGGCGCAGCGCGTGAAACTGGCCGCCGAACTCCAAAAGCGTTCGACCGGTCGGACGGCCTACATCCTCGACGAGCCGACCACCGGCCTGCACTTCGAGGACATCAAGAAGCTGCTCGGCGTCATCAGCGGCCTGGTCGACAAGGGCAACACCGTCATCGTCATCGAGCACAACCTCGACGTCATCAAGACGGCGGACTGGGTGATCGACATGGGTCCCGAGGGGGGTACGGGCGGCGGCACCGTGGTGGCCGAGGGAACGCCCGAAGACATCGCGGCGGTGCCGGAGAGCCACACCGGGAAATTCCTGGCCGACATCCTCGAGCTCGATGAGGACGTGGCCTCGGCGGGCTGA
- a CDS encoding MBL fold metallo-hydrolase — translation MSPQDVSLSDTYTGDLSESPRPQLRTLGSATIVKMSVGPMDNNVYVVTSTATGDQLIIDAANDADRILEVVRSLPGTPKLIFTTHQHFDHWQALTDVAGELGVPTAAGRLDAHELPIAPDRLIDDGDTVVVGDLTFDAIHLVGHTPGSIALAYSDDDGVHLFTGDCLFPGGVGKTWEPGHFETLIDDVSAKVFDRYPDSTVVYPGHGKDTTLGAERPSLPEWRQRGW, via the coding sequence ATGAGCCCCCAGGACGTTTCCCTCAGCGACACCTACACCGGCGATCTCTCGGAGTCCCCTCGGCCTCAGCTGCGGACCCTCGGGTCGGCGACGATCGTGAAGATGTCCGTCGGACCGATGGACAACAACGTGTACGTGGTCACCTCCACAGCGACCGGTGACCAGCTGATCATCGACGCCGCCAACGATGCCGACCGCATCCTCGAGGTGGTCCGGTCGTTGCCGGGCACCCCGAAACTGATCTTCACCACACATCAGCATTTCGACCACTGGCAGGCCCTGACCGACGTGGCCGGCGAACTCGGCGTGCCGACGGCCGCCGGGCGCCTGGACGCCCACGAGCTGCCCATCGCTCCGGACCGGCTGATCGACGACGGCGACACCGTCGTGGTGGGCGACCTCACCTTCGACGCGATCCATCTCGTCGGCCACACCCCCGGCTCGATCGCGCTCGCGTACTCCGACGACGACGGCGTGCACCTCTTCACCGGCGACTGTCTGTTCCCCGGCGGCGTCGGCAAGACCTGGGAGCCGGGCCACTTCGAGACCTTGATCGACGATGTGTCCGCGAAGGTCTTCGATCGCTACCCGGATTCGACCGTCGTCTATCCCGGACACGGCAAGGACACCACACTCGGTGCCGAGCGCCCGTCGCTGCCCGAATGGCGTCAGCGCGGCTGGTGA
- a CDS encoding DoxX family protein, translated as MLIRRIARPMLATAFVASGIDALRNPQPKADMSRDLVDKSVQALPNSVTDNVPTEPEILVRVNGAIQVGGGILLATGKFPRFAALGLAGSLVPTTLAGHAFWEETDPDVRARQRTQFYKNVSLLGGLLIAAVDTEGKPSLAWRGRRKAGEASQAITAALPIGVAASESTWGTLRERSAEGAHVLGERSAEAAEVIKHRAPEIAEAARERSVEAAEVIKHRAPEIAEAARDRSVEAAEIIRQRAPELADAAQKRSADFAEVAQKRSDKAAKVAQKRSEKTAKKLQKRADKAAERIIDRAPELAEAIREKSSDAAQVVKSRGPELADQASALATTAKDKASEGADEGRRRWREARS; from the coding sequence ATGTTGATCCGCCGAATTGCCCGACCCATGCTGGCCACCGCGTTCGTTGCCTCCGGCATCGACGCCCTACGCAATCCTCAGCCCAAGGCCGACATGTCGCGCGATCTCGTCGACAAGTCGGTCCAAGCCCTTCCGAACAGCGTCACCGACAACGTCCCGACGGAGCCGGAGATCCTCGTGCGCGTCAACGGTGCGATCCAGGTCGGCGGAGGAATTCTTCTCGCGACGGGCAAGTTCCCACGATTCGCCGCACTGGGTCTGGCCGGTTCGCTGGTCCCGACAACGCTGGCCGGACACGCGTTCTGGGAGGAGACGGATCCCGACGTCCGGGCTCGGCAGCGCACCCAGTTCTACAAGAACGTGAGCCTGCTCGGCGGGCTGCTCATCGCCGCCGTCGACACCGAGGGCAAGCCGTCACTCGCGTGGCGCGGTCGCCGGAAGGCCGGTGAGGCGAGCCAGGCGATCACCGCGGCGCTGCCGATCGGTGTCGCCGCATCGGAATCGACCTGGGGCACGCTCCGTGAACGCTCCGCGGAGGGCGCCCACGTGCTCGGCGAGCGCTCCGCCGAGGCCGCCGAGGTCATCAAACATCGTGCGCCCGAGATCGCCGAGGCCGCTCGCGAGCGTTCTGTCGAGGCAGCCGAGGTCATCAAGCACCGCGCGCCCGAGATCGCCGAGGCGGCACGTGACCGGTCCGTCGAGGCCGCCGAGATCATCCGGCAGCGCGCACCGGAGCTCGCCGACGCGGCCCAGAAGCGCTCCGCGGACTTCGCCGAGGTGGCCCAGAAGCGTTCGGACAAGGCCGCGAAGGTCGCCCAGAAGCGCTCCGAGAAAACCGCGAAGAAGCTGCAGAAGCGCGCCGACAAGGCCGCCGAGCGCATCATCGACCGTGCACCTGAGCTGGCCGAGGCCATTCGCGAGAAGTCCTCCGACGCCGCACAGGTCGTCAAGAGCCGTGGGCCTGAGCTCGCGGATCAGGCGTCCGCGCTGGCGACCACGGCGAAGGACAAGGCAAGCGAAGGCGCAGACGAGGGCCGGCGGCGCTGGCGAGAGGCCCGCTCATAG
- a CDS encoding HelD family protein: MSSTDTEHPETDVDSRITEEQAHLDQVYGRLDRMRANTQRRLSSTLREKGGTPQARSERESYERLYTDDLAKFDAAEHNLYFGRLDLDDGEIRRIGRIGVLDDDDTDTTLLLDWRAPLSRPFYLATPAAPEDVDRRRHVRTRSRRVRAVNDEYLTLGDASPDDVGHGDVVNETALVAALNAARTGEMTDIVETIQREQDLIIRSPHRGVTVIQGGPGTGKTAVALHRAAYLLYTHRDILSRSGILIIGPNDDFLTYIGQVLPSLGESGVLLSTIGDLYPGVHATATETRHAAAVKGDPRMVDLLKRAVRARQSLPPKPVPVDFDTYQVMIDSALIKAARAKARSSRRAHNLAQPVFLRAALDGLAQAHARAIGSSLLDGSQLLSGADITDIRDEMGQDPEIRRALLRYWPSLTPQAMLRELLADPAAVRKASPGWSDEDRNALHRRSPRPRTDGGDLTPADVPLLDELAELIGYGTDDAERAERERWRRQLADAQDALDILTGSAPQDLEDELDPEILMAYDLIDAEQLAARQTETQRLTTAERAHGDRNWAFGHVIVDEAQELSAMAWRMVMRRIPNRWMTIIGDTAQTGDLAGTRSWGDVLSPYVADRWHLRELTVNYRTPAEIMTYATRMLAQISPTQSPPTSLRSNGIDPVAIHTDVAKRAQIAVEAAARPELTGVTAVIVPTRLHDDVVAEMSDIDSPPRVLTVGACKGLEFDNIVVVEPAAIIADSPRGYSDLYVALTRATQRLTVVHSDELPEELRDVTNAPDTW; the protein is encoded by the coding sequence GTGAGTTCGACAGACACGGAACACCCTGAGACCGACGTGGACTCGCGGATCACCGAAGAACAGGCCCACCTCGACCAGGTCTATGGGCGACTCGATCGCATGCGCGCCAACACGCAGCGTCGCCTCTCCTCGACGTTGCGCGAGAAGGGCGGCACTCCGCAGGCGCGGTCCGAACGCGAGTCGTATGAACGGCTCTACACCGATGATCTCGCCAAGTTCGATGCCGCCGAACACAATCTGTACTTCGGCAGACTCGATCTCGACGACGGGGAGATCCGGCGGATCGGCCGGATCGGCGTCCTCGACGACGACGACACGGACACCACCCTGCTGCTCGATTGGCGTGCTCCCCTCTCACGTCCGTTCTATCTGGCCACGCCCGCCGCACCCGAGGACGTCGACCGCCGACGGCATGTCCGGACCCGGAGCAGACGGGTGCGGGCGGTCAACGACGAGTACCTGACTCTCGGCGACGCGTCGCCCGACGACGTCGGGCACGGGGACGTGGTCAACGAGACCGCTCTGGTCGCCGCGCTGAACGCCGCGCGCACCGGTGAGATGACCGACATCGTCGAGACGATTCAGCGCGAGCAGGATCTGATCATCCGCTCCCCACATCGCGGGGTCACGGTGATCCAGGGCGGACCCGGTACCGGGAAGACGGCCGTGGCGCTGCACCGTGCCGCGTACCTGCTGTACACCCACCGGGACATCCTGTCGCGCAGTGGCATTCTGATCATCGGTCCCAACGACGACTTCCTGACCTACATCGGCCAGGTTCTCCCGTCGCTCGGCGAGTCGGGTGTGCTGCTGTCCACCATCGGCGACCTCTATCCCGGCGTCCACGCGACCGCGACCGAGACCCGCCACGCCGCAGCGGTGAAGGGCGACCCCCGCATGGTGGATCTGCTGAAACGTGCGGTGCGGGCCCGGCAGTCACTGCCACCCAAGCCTGTTCCGGTGGACTTCGACACCTATCAGGTGATGATCGACTCCGCACTGATCAAGGCGGCACGAGCGAAGGCACGGAGTTCGCGGCGCGCACACAATCTCGCGCAACCGGTCTTTCTCCGCGCCGCGCTGGACGGATTGGCTCAGGCCCACGCGCGCGCGATCGGCTCGAGTCTGCTCGACGGCTCCCAATTGCTCAGCGGCGCCGACATCACCGACATCCGCGACGAGATGGGCCAGGATCCTGAGATCCGCCGCGCACTCCTGCGCTACTGGCCGTCGCTGACGCCCCAGGCGATGCTGCGTGAACTCCTCGCCGACCCCGCCGCGGTACGGAAGGCCTCACCCGGCTGGTCCGACGAGGATCGCAACGCTCTGCATCGCAGGTCCCCGCGGCCGCGAACCGATGGCGGTGATCTCACCCCCGCAGACGTGCCACTGCTCGACGAGCTCGCGGAGCTGATCGGCTACGGCACCGACGACGCCGAGCGCGCGGAACGTGAACGCTGGCGCCGTCAGCTCGCCGACGCCCAGGACGCACTGGACATCCTCACCGGCTCCGCGCCGCAGGATCTCGAGGACGAGCTCGATCCGGAGATCCTGATGGCCTATGACCTCATCGATGCCGAGCAGCTGGCCGCCCGCCAGACCGAGACGCAGCGGCTGACCACCGCCGAACGCGCGCACGGTGACCGGAATTGGGCCTTCGGGCATGTCATCGTGGACGAGGCGCAGGAGTTGTCGGCGATGGCGTGGCGAATGGTGATGCGCCGCATACCGAACCGGTGGATGACGATCATCGGTGACACCGCCCAGACCGGAGATCTGGCCGGCACGCGATCGTGGGGGGATGTTCTGTCACCGTATGTCGCGGACCGCTGGCATCTGCGTGAACTGACCGTCAACTACCGGACACCCGCAGAGATCATGACCTATGCGACCCGCATGCTCGCGCAGATCAGTCCCACGCAGTCCCCGCCGACGTCGTTGCGGAGCAACGGGATCGATCCGGTCGCGATCCACACCGACGTCGCCAAGCGTGCACAGATCGCCGTCGAGGCGGCAGCGCGTCCCGAACTCACCGGTGTGACCGCGGTGATCGTGCCCACACGGCTCCACGACGACGTGGTGGCCGAGATGAGCGACATCGACTCACCGCCACGTGTTCTCACGGTCGGCGCCTGCAAGGGTCTCGAGTTCGACAACATCGTCGTGGTCGAACCCGCGGCGATCATCGCCGACTCCCCACGCGGCTACTCGGATCTCTATGTGGCACTGACCCGGGCGACGCAGCGGCTGACGGTGGTCCACTCCGACGAACTGCCCGAGGAGCTGCGTGACGTGACGAACGCCCCCGACACCTGGTGA
- a CDS encoding universal stress protein, protein MSAYKTVVVGTDGSESSLRAVERAGALAGESASLVIACAYFPNDRGAGGAADVLKDEAYQITGSSPTEEILRTAKERATIAGAGNIDARSVKGAPVDALLQLVADVNADLLVVGNRGLNSIAGRLLGSVPADVARKSACDVLIVHTT, encoded by the coding sequence ATGAGCGCATACAAGACGGTCGTCGTGGGCACCGATGGCTCTGAGTCGTCGTTGAGGGCGGTCGAGCGTGCGGGGGCGCTGGCAGGCGAGTCTGCGTCGCTGGTCATCGCGTGCGCCTATTTTCCGAACGATCGTGGAGCGGGCGGCGCGGCCGATGTGCTGAAGGACGAGGCGTATCAGATCACCGGATCGTCGCCGACCGAAGAGATCCTGCGCACGGCCAAGGAGCGTGCGACCATCGCGGGCGCAGGCAACATCGACGCCCGTTCGGTCAAGGGAGCGCCGGTCGACGCTTTGCTGCAGCTGGTCGCCGACGTCAACGCGGATCTGCTGGTCGTCGGAAACCGCGGCTTGAACTCGATCGCCGGGCGACTGCTCGGCTCGGTTCCGGCCGATGTTGCACGAAAGTCCGCCTGCGACGTACTGATCGTGCACACGACGTAG